The window GGCGGTGGCGATCCCGCAGACGAGGTTGAGCGCGCCGGGCCCGGACGTAGCGAGGCAGACCCCCACCTTGCCGGTCGCGCGGGCGTATCCATCCGCCGCGTGGGCCGCTCCCTGCTCGTGGCGGACGAGGACGTGGCGGATCCTGCCCTCCATCAGCACGTCGTGGATCGGGATCGTGGCCGCGCCGGGGTAGCCGAATATGATCTCGACCCCCTCGTCCGCGAGCGCCTCGATGAGCACCCGAGCGCCGTTCATCTTCTCGCCTGTCGCCATGTGTGTCTCCTCTCAAGGATATGGGACATATGTGACCAATATGACCCATAGGACTCATCGCCGAATGCAAAAAGCCTCTCATCCCTCCATAGGGACGAGAGGCTCATGAACCTTTCGTGGTACCACCCCCGATTCGCCGATGCCTCTCAGCACCGACCTCATTGAGCACTTGGAGTATAATCCGCCATGCTCTGGCTCTGTAACGGGAACCGCCCGGGAGGGGCTACTCGATCGTCTTACTTTCGTCACTCCGGCTCGAAGGCGACGTTCGATCTGCTTTCGGATACCGGCTCTCAGCAACCCGGCTCTCTGGGACCGTCCGGCAGGTCTACTCTTCCTCGTCAACGCCTTTGATGGGCCTATGCGATTGTCACTGGAAATATACCACACTCCGGCTGAGTTGTCAACGTCTAGACCTGATCGGTCGCCTTGCGGGGGACCGCGACCGTGCGGTGGCGGGGGAGGCCCTTGCAGAGCGCCTTGCCGCGGCTGATGAATCGGTAGCTGAGGTTCACAAGAAGGCGCGGGATGATCTTCCCGCGCAGGTTCAGGCTCCGCACGAAAATAGACTGGATCGAATAGAAGCTCCGGTACGTCGCCTTCTGCCCATCGTAGAGTTCCTGCGCCGTCATGTGCTTCGGTCGGAATGACACGTTACTCATCGTGTAGTGCGACCAGTCCGAGTCGGTGACGCGCCCCTCGTCCTCGAGTTCGCGACGGGATACAGTGCCGGGGAACGGGGTCAGCACCGAGAACTGCGCGGCGACCAGCTTGTGATTCTTCGCGAAATCGGCGGTGCGCTTGAAGACATCCTTGTCGTCCCCGTCAAGCCCGAGCACAAACGAGCCGATGATCTCGATCCCCGCCCGGTGGATAGTGTCAATCGCTTCGCCCATGTCGAGCCCGATGTTCGGCCGTTTCGATGTGGCGAGAAGGTTCTCCTGCGAGACGGACTCCAATCCAACGAACAACGCCTGGCAGCCGCTTCGTACCGCGAGCCTCATCAGCTCCGGGGCTTTCGCCATGCTCAGGTCGCCCTGCCCCACCCACTTGATCTTGAGCGGGATGAGCGCCTCGAACAGTTCCTTAGCGCGACGGGACGAGCCGACGATGTTGTCATCAACGAAACCGACCCATCCTCGAAGGGTCTTCAACTCCTCGACGACCTCCGGGATCGGGCGGAATCGGTATCTTCGGCCGGAGACCGTGCTCACGGAGCAGAAACTACAGCCGTTCGGACATCCTCGCGCAGTCTGGACAACGTTGACCGTGAGATACCGGTCGCCCTTCAGGAGATCGCGACGAGGGAGCGGCAGGCCCTCCATGTTCGAGAGCCCCTGGTTCTCGTAGCGGGGCTTCAGGCCGCCGGCGGCGAAATCGTTCAGGATCGTCTGCCATACCGGCTCGGCCTCGCCGACAACGACCGCGTCGGCATGCAGGCTCGCCTCGTCGGGCATGACCGTGGGATGAATACCGCCCAGGACGACGGGAATACCCCGCCGTCGGAATGCGTCCGCGATCTCGTAAGCTCTCGGCGCCGAGGCGGTCATGCAGGAGATGGCTACCAGATCCGCGTCGGCCTCGAGATCGGTCTTCTCGATGTTCTCGTCAATGAGCCGAACGTCAATGTTCGAGGGGGTCAGTCCGGCGAGCAGAGGGAGGGCCAGGGGCGGCGCTAGTACCTTTCCGCCCTTCCACCAGGTGTGCGTCCAGGACGGAGATATAATGAGGAGTTTCGGTTTGCTGCGGGTCATGTGCTTGAGCCCAGCCTTTCCGGCAGATCAGTGTGCCTGAAGCGGGTCATCCGCGTCGCAGTCGGGCTACAAGCATCATCAAAGCCATTGCCAGCATACCACTTGCCGACGCTCAATGCAAGTGTTACTGGACAGCCATCGTCCGGATATCCGTATCCGATATGTATATACCCAGATATCCGGTCGATCTAACGAGTGTCTGGCAATCAGACCCAGGGAGTCGCGCGGTGGCGGGCAACGTCAGTAGAGAAGGTAGGGCCGGCGGACGGCCTCCCACTTCTCCTCGTCGGCCAAGAGTCGGGTGTCGAAGTCGGCGGGAGCGGCTGATGGATCGTCCACCCACTCGCGAAGGAACGTACCGCCGGAGAGCAGGTCAATCGCTAGACGATCGGTCTCGTACTCGTAGGGGAGAGTGTGCCAGAGCGCGTAGTCCGGGTATTCCAGCCGGATCGCCTTGAGCATGAGGGCGCCGAGGCGGTAAGGCCGGAAGAGATCGTGGCGGTAGCAGGCGTTGTCGGTGTGGATCATGATGCCCGAGCAGAGCCTCCCGGCGTGTTTCTGGAATGTCGGCTCGAACCAGCACGGCCTGAGGAGGCACCCGGACTGCCATTCGGGTGCCAGATCCTTCATTCGCTCGAGCACCCGGCAGGCATCAATGTCGGGCGCACCGATGAGTTCCAGGGAGGAAGTCGTGCCCCGCCCCTCGGACATTGTGGTTCCCTCGAAGAGCACTGTGCCGGGAAAGCACCGCGCCATGTTCAGGCTGGACGCGTTCGGGCTCGGGTTCACCCAGGACAGTTCCATGATCGGCCATCCGAATCCGGGCGCGGCGTCGGGATCGTAGTCGGCCATGGCGATGACACGGAGGTCCACGTCGAGGCCCTTCAGCTCGACGTACCACCCGGCGATCTCGCCCGGGGTTAGTCCGTGGCGCATAATGAGGGGGGCGCATCCGATAAAGCTCTCCCAGCCGGGTTCGAGAATGGTGCCCTCGATCGGCCGGCCAGCGGGATTCGGGCGGTCGAGCACCCAGAGCGACTTGCCGCGCGCGGCGCAGGCGTCGAGCATGTAGGTGAGCGTCGTGATGAAGGTGTAGATGCGCGTGCCGATGTCCTGGATATCAACCAGCAGGACGTCGAACGTATCCATCATGGCCTCGGTCGGCCGTCGGACCTCCCCGTAGAGGCTGAAGACGGGGATGCCGTACTGCGGGTCGTCGTAGTCTGCCGACTCGATCATGTTGTCCTGCTTGTCGCCGCGCATCCCGTGCTGGGGTCCGAACGCGGCGGTGATATTGACGTCCGGGCAGGCGATCAGCTCGTCGAGCGAGTGCCGGCACTCGCTCGTCACCGACGCGGGATGGCCGAGGAGTGCAACTCGCTTGCCTGCGATCGGCGCTCGGAGTTCATGGTTCTGAAGTAGTTCGTCTATTCCCAGGTTCATCTGCCTTGCCTCTGCAACAACGTCAGGCGATTGTAGCCAACCGAAGATCGCGCTGTCAACGATCAGACACTTTCCTCTGCGCAACCCCGAAGAAGTCCATGCTCAGTCGTTCCGGCCGAAGTAGGTGACGAACGGCTTGATGGAGAGGAGCACAGCCCCAGCCGCGAAGAACCAGACGTGGCTCTTCGTGAAGTCCGAGAGGTACGCCCCGGCGATCATGCCGAAGAGGATGCAGCACCACTTCAGACTGGCGACGCTCATCGGCGACCATGTCTTGGTTCTGAAGAGCTTCATCACTCACCTCACCTCTGCGAGGAAGACGCGAGCACGGCTGAACACCGACGGAAGGCTGGACAGCGCCTGCGACGGAATCCCTCAACCGTGATTGTAGCAACCGAACGAGGCCGCGTCAAACACGGTTCGATGCCGGGTTCCGCTTGGGGGGTCCGCACCGAAACGGACGCCGCCCGGTGCTGGTGTCGATCGGCTACACGGACAAACCTGTGCATAGTTTGACTGGCTGCCATAATAGATGGTAGGATGTTTGTGTTCGAGAAGTTCAGCCAACGGCGGGAACCTTCCAGAGCCGAGAGCAGTAGAAGATAGAGGTGCCCGCAGCCACTGGGCACGGAGGTCCGGTGAGAGGGAAGTCTACAGTCACGAAGACGTCGGCAGCAGCGGCCATCGGGGCAGTCGCATACCTGCTTGCGACATCGCCGTTTGTCGGCGTACGCGCGCCTATAGTCGCCGGCTTTCCTCTGTCTGGCGAGGTCGAGTACTCATCGCTCCTTGCCTCGACGGCTTCCTCGAGCGCACGCGATGCGGCTGTGCTCGAGTCAGCATTCGCCGCCAGCAAGACCAGCCTCCTGGGTTCGCGCGTGATTGACCTCGGCAGCCGGGATTTCGAGTCCGCAGCGAACGTCAGGCTGTCCGCGGAGGCGATTGACGATACGATCCTCCAACCGAACGAAGTATTCTCCTTCAACGGAACAGTCGGGATACGCACGCCGGAGCGGGGTTTCCAGTCCGGCCTGATGTACTCGAACGGGCAACTGGTCACGGGGGTCGGCGGGGGGATATGCATCGCCTCGACGGCGGTCTACAACGTCGCACTCGAGACGGGCATGGCGATCATCGAGCGGCACCCTCACTCCGGACCGGTCGCCTACGCAGAACCGGGACGGGACAGCGCGGTTGCCTACGGTGTGCTCGACCTGAAGTTCAGGAACAACACCGGAGCGGTCGTCCTGATACGCTCGATCGTGCAGGATGACAAGTTGGTCGTGGCGTTCTACGGGACCAGGCAACCCGGGCGCGAGATCGAGATCGTCTCGGAGGACTTCGAGCCGTTGCCTTACGAGGTCGTCCAGACGGCGGACGAGAGCGTGCCGGAAGGGGAGCAGGTCGTGGAGCAGAAGGGCCGCCCCGGACACTCGGTCTCGATCGTGCGGATCATCAGACAGAACGGGAAGGTCGTCGGCAGAGAGGTCATGAACAGGGACTTCATGCGCCCGAGGAACGAGATCGTACGAGTGAATCCGGGGCCGCGGGAATCCGGCACGGCCGCTGCGGACACGAACGGACTGCTGCCGCCGCCGATATATCTGCCGATACCGACGGACTTCGATGTCCTGCCTTTGTCACCCGACATCTCGGTCGAGAGAGACTCCCGCACGGGATCGCCGGACTAGGCCGGCTAGAGATGCATCGCGGTGCGGATTTTCGTCCGCCCGGCGGTTGCGATGCCCGAAGCCACAACCGCTTTGAGCAGGTCAACCCCGATGAACGGCGCGACACCCATCGCCAAGACGGCTTCGATCGTGAGCGGCGTCGATGTGAACAGCGCCATCCACACGCTCAGCCAACCGGCGCCGCAGGCATAGATCGCGCAGACCCCGGCGATCCCGGCAACCCAGGCGCCCGACCTGCTGCGCGCTCCAAGCTTCTCGAAGACCCATCCCGCGACAAACGCCGCCGGCACGAATCCGACCAGGTAGCCCGCCGTCGGGCCGAAGAACGCAGTAGGCCCGCCGTTCCACTGAGCGAAGACCGGCATCCCCAGGGCGCCGACCGCGAGGTACTGCATCTGGCTGATCGCCCCCCATCGGCTCCCGAGAACCAAGCCTGAGAGAATCACGGCGAGCACCTGGAGAGTCACCGGCACCGGCGTGAACCCTAGCGGGATCGCGACTTGGGCCGCAACCGCCGTGATCCCGGCGAAAGCGAGCGAAACCAGCAACTTCCCGTGAATCTCTTCCCTGCGAAGGGCGGATGCCCTGAAGTGAACTCCCATGTCTCTCCTCCGCGCACCTGACGACAACTGATGTCCGAGATTCGCCACCGGCGCTCATCATACCGAATGGAACAGGCCGGTGTCAAACGGGGAGCAAAAGAAAAAGCCCGCTGGGGTTTGAGCCAACGGGCCTGCGCGCCGCGGGCCTAGCCATCCCCGACGCGTCAAAAGTGGTAAGGAAGGAGAAAGAGATGCTACTTACCAGGTGGTACTACCTGCAAGATTCGTGCCAAACCGCCGGATTCGTTCGAGAAACCTGAAAAAAGTGCGTGAGGCTTGACTCGCTTCAGTACTGTACTCGGACTTCGACGGGACCGGTCAAGCGCGGCATCTCGACATAGTCGCGGGCAAACCGTTGGTGCGCCCGGCCGTTGACAGTGACCGATCGAATGGGCAGGTCGTCCGGATGGCGAAGGCGGATTCGGACCCGGTCGGGCGGCCGAAGCTGCGGAGGCGTGAGTCTGATTTCGATCAAGCCTGAGTGACTTTGGGAGACGATCTCGAAGGAGACCTCCCCGAAGCGCGTCGGGGTTTCCTCTACCTGCACGACCTTGCCGTCCTCGAGCCACGCGCGCGGGATCGCGTCGCCGATCAGCAGCGAATCCTCATCCTCGCGCAGGAGCATCATGCGGAGGAGCTTCAATTGCTGGGTGTTCGAGTAGAGATGCGGAAGCGTCCAGTAGTTGTTGCCGGTCACGATGCCCGTACATTCGACACCGGAGTATGTCTCGCGGGTCATCCCATAGGCCAGCATGCCGTAGAAGCCGAGGATGACCTTGCGCGCGTCATTCCGCTTGAGCTGAGTCAGCAGATAGCCGTAGGTGTAGGCGTGGTCTATGCCTCCGGACTGGAACTTGCACAGCCCGGCGATAAGGCCGTTTCGCTGCTCCATCAGGTCCGTCACCCACCACGCGCGCCTGTCATCGGCAGGAATAAGCTCGTTCTCCAACATAGAGGAAGCAACGAGACCATAGTAGTCGCCACCGGTGTAACGGCTGTCCTTCAGCAGGCGGTGGGTTTCAGGCTCGAGTGGGAGCATCTTCATGCCGTCCTTCTCGATCACGGCTCTCTCCATGGAAGCCATGATGTCGGCCCGATAGCGGACGGCCTCGTCGCCGAACTTGCGGGCCTGGTCTGTCATTCCAAGGGCATCGAGGGCGACGGCGGCCTTCGCCAGCCCGACGGCACAGTAGGAGTCTGAGTAGTAGTCGTACACCGGCTCGGCATAGTCGCAGTACGCGCGGAACTTGATCAGCCCGCGGGTGACGCCGGTCTTCGGGGCATCGTTTCGCCTGCGGATCAGCCACTCACCGGCGCGCACGATGTTGTCGGAGACTCGCTGCAGCCAGACCTTGTCGTCGGTATAGTTGTAGTGCTCGGCCAGTGCGAGCAGGAGTCCGCCGGTGTCCGGCAAACCGAAGTTCTGCGTGTACAGGCCGTCCGGCTGTTGGAAGTGCAGGAGTGTATCGAGATAGCGCTCGGCCTGATCGTGCATGCCGTACATGTCGAGCATGATGCAGTAGAGCGCGGCGCTGTAGCCGTAGATCTCCTCGTAGAAGCCTGTGCCGTCGCGCGGCTCCGGGTAGCCGTTGACCTTGTCCACGTCGAGCAGCGAATATGCCAGCCACGCCTTGTACGCGTCGTTTACACGCTTCTCCGGGACCTCGATGCGCTCACCCTGAGCGAGGACCTTGCGCCACGAGTCGGCGTACTGCTTCAGGGTGCGGCCGTACTCGTCCGACGTGATGGGGACGGGAGCGTCGGCGCTTGGGAACGGCATGCTGATGCAGCTCTCTCCGCCGGTCATCGGGAACTCGGTCCGCCTGCCGGTCGAGTCCGACACGAGCGTCACCTTACCGGGCAGCTTGCTGCCTCGCGCACGGAGCCGGACGTAGGCGAAGAGCGGCGCGTCGGGGCTGAATCCTTCCGACCAGCCGAAGACGGTCAGCTCGTACCGGACGCCGCCGTGCTCGGTCGTGAGGATGACGGCGGGTATCCATCCGTCGAGGAGCTTGCGGGTGATCGGGGTCTTCTCGTCGCCGAACGGGATCGGTGGATCGCCAATCTCGAGCCGGGCGATCAGCGGCGTGTTGTAGTTGAGCTGCAGGCGGCCGAGGTAATCCACGCAGATGTCCACCGGATGCTCGGGCACTCCGACCGCCTCCTTGGGGTACTTCATCGGCGGGTAGTACCTGGAGATCCGCTCGTAGGAGACGTCGCCCTTGCGCGCAAGCTCGATCCTGCCGACCGGATCGAGGCCGATCTCCGCCCGCTCTCTGCGCTCGGAGTCGGTCAAGGCCAGCAATGCGGCAGGAGTCTCCTCCACAGCTATGTCGGCGATGGACGAGACAACCCTCGGCCCGCGGTCGGAGTAGTCGTTGTCGAGGTCCTGGGCGGGGTAAGCATCCCTTCCGCGTCCGTATCCCTTGCCTACGCAGAGCGTGACCGGCGCTCCGTTGAACTCCCGCGGGCGCTCGATGAGACGCAGGACCTTCCACTCCCTGCCGTCCGTGCTGGCGATGTACCTGATGCAGTCGTTGCCAAGCTGGATGCGGACGTAATTCCACTTCTCGAGGTCGCAGGGGTCGAGGTAGGTTTCCACGGTACCGCCGTCGACGGTCTCGACGGCGTAGAAGCCGCTCCCCCCGGCGGGCTGGGAGATCATGCCCATCTGGCACCAGTTGCCGCCGTCCCAGACGAGGAAGACGGAGGTACACCAGCTCACACCGGCGGGTATGGACGGCTTGATCCTCGCCGAGACGGTGACGTTATCCAAGCCAAGCCTTCTCGACAGGTGAGCATATGAGTTCAGGTCCGCACTGATCCGGGCGACCCCGTCTCGCACGGTGATGCTGTTCCCCGCCGAGCAGTGTGTCTCCAAATGAGCATCGGCCCTCCCGCCAGCGAACTCCTCGCGGAACGGGCCCTGTGCAGAGCAGATGGTGGCGCAGAGAATCAGGATGGTGCATATGAACGCGATGCGGTGAAGCATGCTCAATCCTCCTTAGTCGGACGGGGCGGAGATCAGGCGAGAAAACAGATCGCTCTCCGCGCCTGCGGGTCGGCGATGACGTGGGCACGGGCGCCATCAGCAGCGGTGGGCACGTCAATCACCCGCACAAGATGCTCGAATCCACCGGCATCGGGAAGCAGGTCGGGCAGGGCGTTCGGGCCGTAGTCGAGGAACGGCCCGTTGAAACAGGCCTCCTCGTCGTCCGGGTAGACCGGCAGGTAGATGATCTGCGCCTCGACCAGATCCTGGAAGAAGTGCGTGCCGTATGAAAGCTCCGGCGTCTGACCGGCTTCCTCGCGGGCGACCTCCACGAGCACCGACGTGTTGTCTATGTCCGCGTACCCGACGTTCACGCCGAGATTGATGTTGCTGCTCCCCCAGCGGCCCGGGCCCATCATCAGCATCTTCCCCTCGACCACCTGCGGGTGTTCGTTGATCCGACCGACTAGCCTGCCGAGCGCCTTCTTGGTATCGGTCGGCTGTGCCGCATACCGCTTCGGATCAATGTAGACGATGTAGCGGATGTCCCTCACGACTCCGCCGCTGATCATCCGGCTCGATCGGAAAACGGTGCGCTCGGGCGAAACGCCGTCCGGGATCGTCACAGGACCGGCCGATCCGGGCAGGAAGAGCGGCCGGCATTGCAGGAGGTTGATCGAGACTTTGCCCTCGGAGTCCACGCGGGCGGTGAACTCGGTGTCCACCGGGTGGCCGTATGCATGCTGGAGCTTGGAGACCATGCCCCCGAGGAGCTTGACGAAATCCGTGCGGCGGATGAGGTTGTTGAAGGTGAGCACCCAGTTCTGAGGCGAGCCGTCCACGTGGGCGCTGATCGGATCGCTGATGTGGTCGTCGGCCTGCACGGAGACCAGGAGATGCAGGTTCCGGTACTTGTCCTCCGAGAGCACCTCGGCGACCGGCTTCGTGACGAGTTCGTTCGCCTCCAGGTCGAGCAGATCCACCTGGCGCTGGGAATACCTGGCGATCTCAGAGCCGATCTCGGGTCTGAGTTGAGGCGCGCTGACGGCGATCATGCGGGGATAGTCCCCCACCCGCTCGACCGCCCGCGTGCCGAGCCCGAAGACGAGGCGTATGACGCCCTGCTCGGAATCAATGCGGTCGCTCCAGGCATAGAGGTTGCGCGAGAACGCGACCCCGGCCATCGCCGGGAAGAAGTATTTCCCGAAAGGGATCCCGGAGACGCGCTGCACCAGGATCGCCATCTGCTCGTCCCTTTCGCCCAGCCCGCGGCGACGACGATACGAAAGCGCGTCGGGGTTGAGCGCACTGGCATAGACCGTCTTGACGGCCCTCAGGAACGCCTCCATGCGCTCTTCGGGCCTGCCCTGGTTCGCGCAGAACACGCTTTCGTATTTGCCGGCGAAAGCGTTCCCGAAGCTGTCCTCGAGCAGGCTGCTCGACCTGACGATGATCGGCGCCTGGCCGAAGTAGTCGAGCATGCTGCGGAACTGCTCCATGGTCGCGTGAGGGAACTTGCCGCGAAGAAAGCCCCGAGCAACCTCCTCGTACTCCTCCCGCGAGATCTGCGAGGAGCGAGTCATCCGAAGTCGCGAGCGGAAGAGGTCGTTGTTCACCAGGAAAGTGAAGAAGACGTCCGCACCGATGTAGAACGAGTCGTGGCTCTCCAGGACGTCTAGGAAGTCCGAATCGCTGAGCAGTATCCTGCGGGCGAGGAGCATGCCGGCGGCCTTGCCGCCTATGCGTCCCGATCCGATCAACCGGTTCCGTATCGCAACCAGGTCGTCGAGGTTCAGGTAGCGGTCGGTCAGCTCATTGAACTCGGGATGACTGCCGAGTATCATCCGCGAGAACTCGATACGGAGCGCATCCAGTTCGGATGACTCCGCCCCTGATTCAGCGCACTGGATGAGCCGCCGATATACGCTCTCCCACGGGGCGATCGTGCCCGATT is drawn from Armatimonadota bacterium and contains these coding sequences:
- a CDS encoding B12-binding domain-containing radical SAM protein, with the protein product MTRSKPKLLIISPSWTHTWWKGGKVLAPPLALPLLAGLTPSNIDVRLIDENIEKTDLEADADLVAISCMTASAPRAYEIADAFRRRGIPVVLGGIHPTVMPDEASLHADAVVVGEAEPVWQTILNDFAAGGLKPRYENQGLSNMEGLPLPRRDLLKGDRYLTVNVVQTARGCPNGCSFCSVSTVSGRRYRFRPIPEVVEELKTLRGWVGFVDDNIVGSSRRAKELFEALIPLKIKWVGQGDLSMAKAPELMRLAVRSGCQALFVGLESVSQENLLATSKRPNIGLDMGEAIDTIHRAGIEIIGSFVLGLDGDDKDVFKRTADFAKNHKLVAAQFSVLTPFPGTVSRRELEDEGRVTDSDWSHYTMSNVSFRPKHMTAQELYDGQKATYRSFYSIQSIFVRSLNLRGKIIPRLLVNLSYRFISRGKALCKGLPRHRTVAVPRKATDQV
- a CDS encoding DUF1343 domain-containing protein, with protein sequence MNLGIDELLQNHELRAPIAGKRVALLGHPASVTSECRHSLDELIACPDVNITAAFGPQHGMRGDKQDNMIESADYDDPQYGIPVFSLYGEVRRPTEAMMDTFDVLLVDIQDIGTRIYTFITTLTYMLDACAARGKSLWVLDRPNPAGRPIEGTILEPGWESFIGCAPLIMRHGLTPGEIAGWYVELKGLDVDLRVIAMADYDPDAAPGFGWPIMELSWVNPSPNASSLNMARCFPGTVLFEGTTMSEGRGTTSSLELIGAPDIDACRVLERMKDLAPEWQSGCLLRPCWFEPTFQKHAGRLCSGIMIHTDNACYRHDLFRPYRLGALMLKAIRLEYPDYALWHTLPYEYETDRLAIDLLSGGTFLREWVDDPSAAPADFDTRLLADEEKWEAVRRPYLLY
- a CDS encoding VanW family protein, with amino-acid sequence MRGKSTVTKTSAAAAIGAVAYLLATSPFVGVRAPIVAGFPLSGEVEYSSLLASTASSSARDAAVLESAFAASKTSLLGSRVIDLGSRDFESAANVRLSAEAIDDTILQPNEVFSFNGTVGIRTPERGFQSGLMYSNGQLVTGVGGGICIASTAVYNVALETGMAIIERHPHSGPVAYAEPGRDSAVAYGVLDLKFRNNTGAVVLIRSIVQDDKLVVAFYGTRQPGREIEIVSEDFEPLPYEVVQTADESVPEGEQVVEQKGRPGHSVSIVRIIRQNGKVVGREVMNRDFMRPRNEIVRVNPGPRESGTAAADTNGLLPPPIYLPIPTDFDVLPLSPDISVERDSRTGSPD
- a CDS encoding biotin transporter BioY, with amino-acid sequence MGVHFRASALRREEIHGKLLVSLAFAGITAVAAQVAIPLGFTPVPVTLQVLAVILSGLVLGSRWGAISQMQYLAVGALGMPVFAQWNGGPTAFFGPTAGYLVGFVPAAFVAGWVFEKLGARSRSGAWVAGIAGVCAIYACGAGWLSVWMALFTSTPLTIEAVLAMGVAPFIGVDLLKAVVASGIATAGRTKIRTAMHL
- a CDS encoding PEP/pyruvate-binding domain-containing protein, yielding MNQVEVRSGIPGLDEVLQGLRLGDNVVLQVDDLEDYRHFVEPFVSRAVSDGRKCVYLRFAPHDPVVEPRAGLDVVEVNPRPGFDLFSAKVHQIIEENGRGVFYVFDNLSALVEEWATDELLANFFQVTCPFLFELDTVTYFALTRGQHAHSAVARIRDTTQILLDVYHVGGRMYMHPLKVWDRYSPQMFLPHSADNDAFLPVFQSGDAAAVSSVASREPLGAESGTIAPWESVYRRLIQCAESGAESSELDALRIEFSRMILGSHPEFNELTDRYLNLDDLVAIRNRLIGSGRIGGKAAGMLLARRILLSDSDFLDVLESHDSFYIGADVFFTFLVNNDLFRSRLRMTRSSQISREEYEEVARGFLRGKFPHATMEQFRSMLDYFGQAPIIVRSSSLLEDSFGNAFAGKYESVFCANQGRPEERMEAFLRAVKTVYASALNPDALSYRRRRGLGERDEQMAILVQRVSGIPFGKYFFPAMAGVAFSRNLYAWSDRIDSEQGVIRLVFGLGTRAVERVGDYPRMIAVSAPQLRPEIGSEIARYSQRQVDLLDLEANELVTKPVAEVLSEDKYRNLHLLVSVQADDHISDPISAHVDGSPQNWVLTFNNLIRRTDFVKLLGGMVSKLQHAYGHPVDTEFTARVDSEGKVSINLLQCRPLFLPGSAGPVTIPDGVSPERTVFRSSRMISGGVVRDIRYIVYIDPKRYAAQPTDTKKALGRLVGRINEHPQVVEGKMLMMGPGRWGSSNINLGVNVGYADIDNTSVLVEVAREEAGQTPELSYGTHFFQDLVEAQIIYLPVYPDDEEACFNGPFLDYGPNALPDLLPDAGGFEHLVRVIDVPTAADGARAHVIADPQARRAICFLA